The following is a genomic window from Spiribacter sp. 1M189.
CACCCGGCCTTGCGCTCAGCGAGGCGGACCTGCAGGGCGATCTCGACCGTCGCAAACCCGGGACCTCCCGACATACCTCGCAGCGCCGCGAGGGTGATGAGGTCCGGATCCTCTCCGGCGTGTTCGAAGGGGTCACGACTGGTGCGCCCATCGGTCTGCTCATCGAGAACATGGATCAGCGCTCGAAGGATTATTCGAAGATCAGCCAGCTGTTCCGGCCTGGACACGCCGACTACACCTACTGGCAGAAGTACGGCACGCGGGACTACCGCGGTGGCGGCCGTTCCTCGGCGCGGGAAACCGCGGTTCGCGTGGCGGCCGGCGGTATCGCCCGCAAGTACCTCCAGGAGCGGCTCGGTATCCGTATTCGCGGCTGGCTGACCCAGCTCGGTCCGATTGAGCTGGCGCTCGAAGACTGGGACGCCGTCGACACCAATCCCTTTTTCTGTGGCGAGCCGGGCCGGCTGCCAGAGCTTGAGGCCTATATGGACGAGCTGCGTAAATCCGGCGACTCGGTCGGCGCCGCGGTTGGCGTACTCGCCCGCGGCGTGCCGCCGGGCCTGGGCGAGCCGGTGTTCGACCGACTCGACGCCGACATCGCCCATGCGCTGATGAGCATCAATGCCGTGCGCGGTGTCGAGATCGGCGCCGGGTTCGCGAGTGCCGCCCAGAAGGGGACCGAGCATCGCGACGAGATGACACCCGAGGGATTCGTGTCCAACAACGCCGGCGGTACGCTCGGGGGCATCTCCACCGGCCAGGACCTCGTCGCGCGGATGGCCCTCAAGCCCACCTCCAGTATTCGTATCCCTGGCCGATCCGTGAATATCCACGGCGAGCCCGAGGAGGTCGTGACGACGGGCCGCCACGACCCCTGTGTGGGGATTCGGGCAACACCCATTGCCGAGGCTATGCTGGCCCTGGTGCTGATGGATCACCACCTCCGGCATCGTGGCCAGAATGCCGACGTGGATTCAGGAACCCCCATTATCCCCGGCCATATCGAAGACTAGCCCGGGCATGGCGAAT
Proteins encoded in this region:
- the aroC gene encoding chorismate synthase codes for the protein MSGNTFGRLFTVTTFGESHGPALGAVVDGCPPGLALSEADLQGDLDRRKPGTSRHTSQRREGDEVRILSGVFEGVTTGAPIGLLIENMDQRSKDYSKISQLFRPGHADYTYWQKYGTRDYRGGGRSSARETAVRVAAGGIARKYLQERLGIRIRGWLTQLGPIELALEDWDAVDTNPFFCGEPGRLPELEAYMDELRKSGDSVGAAVGVLARGVPPGLGEPVFDRLDADIAHALMSINAVRGVEIGAGFASAAQKGTEHRDEMTPEGFVSNNAGGTLGGISTGQDLVARMALKPTSSIRIPGRSVNIHGEPEEVVTTGRHDPCVGIRATPIAEAMLALVLMDHHLRHRGQNADVDSGTPIIPGHIED